TAGCAAAGGCAGTTATGGATTCCGTGGCTGATGGCGTGCTTCCTCAAGAACAGGCAGATGACATTTTTATTATCGTTTCCGTCTTTATCGAGTGGGATGCAAAAGACAAGGACAAAGTTTATGAATATAACTATGAGGCGACAAAGCTTGCAATAGCAAGGGCGATGGAAGGCAGCCCGACTGTTGAAGAAGCGCTTGCTAAAAAAGAGTCTGCAAAACACCCATTTGCCTGAGTTTATTGTTCAGTTCAATTCAGTTTCAAAAATAGTTTATTTCGGGTTGAATAATGATTCAACCTTTGTTCTTTCTTTGCGGCAGGATATGACCCAGCATAAATGCGGTATTTTTTTACAGTGATTTTTTTACTAGGATAAATAACGCCGTAAGATTCATGAGAACTAAAATACTGCTCCTGGATGACATATTCAACATTGTGTCCTGGGCTTGAATGATCAGCTATATTTTCCACAGGCTGGAGAAAGACTGCAAAATAGCCCTACATAGTATCAATAATATCATGGGACTTTTCTTTCTCTGGTTTCTTTGCCGAGAAAATTCCTGCGGGGACTAAAATTTCTGAGTTATGATTATTCTTACAGGTTTTATCTTTCAGGCTTTTTCAGCATTTAAGAGGATCAGGCAGTAGATTAGAAACAGAGAGACTGTGTAAAAAATAAAAGTGCTGGCAGATAAATATTTATAATAAGTATAAGTAGTGTATATTGAGGTAAAAACATAAGAACTTTACAGTGGGGGAATTGTATACATGAAAATTAGAGTAGTTAGTTCCAGAGAGGAAATATTCACTCTCAATCCTAATGAACGCGTTGTTCACCTGGCTTTCAGGCCGTCGAACAAGGATATTTTTGCACTAGTCGAAACCTGCCCGAAAATTGAGGTAATTCAATTACCCAAATCTTACAGGCGTACGGTTTCAAAGTCCATAGAGATGTTTCTTGAGATGCAGAGGATTCAGCTTATTGAGGGCGATGTCTGGGGTCACAGAAAGGATATTAACGAGTACTACAGCATTCCTTCCTCAGTGATTGAGAAAATCAGAGAACTGAAATCAGAGGGTACACCTGCTGAGAGAATTGAAGAAAAGGTCGCAAGGGAAAGCAAACTTAACCCTGAAATGGTTGCTTACATCCTGACCAAGGAAGCTTCTGCCTGAGAATAATCCTCATGCTGAAATTTCCGCTGGACTCTTGAGTGCAGGTATAATCAATAGTATCAATTCTGAGAACACCTCTATTATCCAGGTTTCAGCTTTAACATTTGACTTAAGGAGCCTTTTCAGGCTCCCTGACCCTGGGT
The Methanosarcina thermophila TM-1 genome window above contains:
- a CDS encoding DUF1699 family protein gives rise to the protein MKIRVVSSREEIFTLNPNERVVHLAFRPSNKDIFALVETCPKIEVIQLPKSYRRTVSKSIEMFLEMQRIQLIEGDVWGHRKDINEYYSIPSSVIEKIRELKSEGTPAERIEEKVARESKLNPEMVAYILTKEASA